The genomic stretch AATATGGATACAACAAGACTCGAACGTTTCGCAAAATACGCCCGCCGCTACCTGATGGAACAAGTGGGAAACAAGCTGCAGCAAGTACTCGCTCCGGATAGTGATGCCAGAAGGTATTACCCCAAGCAAATCCAAGTCATAGAAGAAGAAATCCAGCGCACCCAACCTCTAACTCCTAAAACCTATCACCTATCACCTCTCGCAGAGCGAGTAGCCTACACCTGGTTCAATCGGTTTTGTGCTCTGCGCTTTATGGACGTGAACGGATACAACAAGGTCAATGTAATTTCACCCTTGCCCGGGCATTTTCAGCCTGAAATACTGGAAGAAGCCAAAGCTGGACATATAGATGAGACGCTGGTACAGTCAAAGTATCGCACCCTGGTTTTCGATCTACTATCTGGAAAGGAAACCCATCCCGATCCGCAATCGGAAGCTTACAGGATTTTAATCAGATCTGTTTGTAACTACTATGCCGAAACCATGCCCTTCCTCTTTGAGCGGATTGATGATTGGACAGAACTGCTGATGCCAGATGACCTGCTGAGTGGGAATTCCATCCTTGCCTATACCAGGGAAGCCATGGTTCCGGGTGTCTGCAAAGATGTGGAAGTGATCGGCTGGCTGTACCAGTATTACATTGCCGAGAAGAAATCTGATGTGCAAGAGAGAATTAGAAAAAGTAAAAAAGTCCAGAGCAAGGACATCCCTGCCGTGACCCAGCTTTTTACCCCTCATTGGATAGTAAAGTACATGGTGCAAAACTCGTTGGGAAGGCTGTGGTTGGATACTCACCCAAATTCCCGATTAATCGATAAGATGGAGTACTATGTAAAACCTTTATTGGACTCCGACCAGCATCGGAATAACAGGTTTATAGAAGTATCTTCCCCCGAAGAAATCAAATTCTGCGATCCCTGTTGCGGCAGCGGACATGTCCTCACTTACGCTTTCGACTTGCTCTATGATATCTACAGCGAAGAAGGATACTCGCCTACAGAGATTCCTAAATTAATTATCGAAAAGAACCTGTATGGTATAGAGATAGATGAGAGAGCATCAGAACTTTCCGCTCTGGCTCTAACCATGAAAGCGCGTGAAAAGGACAAGCTTTGGTTTTCTCGCAAGATTGAGCCACATATCTGCTGTTTAGAAAACATCCGCTTTAGCAAGGATGAGATAGATCCCTATCTGGACAGATGTGGACGCGATCTTTTTACATACAACTTTGAACGTATGCTTAGCCAGTTTGAACATGCAGATACCTATGGCTCGTTGATTGTACCTTATGAACAGCATATCGAGGGCATCCATGAGCTGCTGAATGCCAAAGACTTCAGCGGTGATGTATTCCTTGCCCCCACCCATAAGAAGGTACTCAAACTGATCAATCAGGCAGATTATCTCAGTACCAAGTATCAGGTGGTGGTTACCAATCCACCGTATCTGGGAACTACAGGATTTGGCAATGAAAAGGAAGATTGGTTTAAAACTAATTATCCTAATAGCCGTACTGACTTCTTTGCTATGTTTATGGAACGTTGCCTGAGTTTATCTGTTAAGCAAGGCTACATTGCCATGATCAATATGCAAAGCTGGATGTTTCTGAGTTCATACGAAAAACTTAGGAAGCATCTGGTTAAGAATTATGAGTTCAAAACAATGGTTCATCTGGGACCTCATGCCTTTGATACTATTCCTGGAGAAATAGTAGCTACAACTTCTTTCGTGATGTCCAACTCAATGCCAGATGGAATACATGGAGCTTATTTTCGCTTGATTAATGGTAAGTCTGAAGAACAAAAGCGAGTTCTCTTTCTTGAAGCCCTAGCCAATCCAAAATGT from Candidatus Cloacimonadota bacterium encodes the following:
- the pglX gene encoding BREX-1 system adenine-specific DNA-methyltransferase PglX — translated: MDTTRLERFAKYARRYLMEQVGNKLQQVLAPDSDARRYYPKQIQVIEEEIQRTQPLTPKTYHLSPLAERVAYTWFNRFCALRFMDVNGYNKVNVISPLPGHFQPEILEEAKAGHIDETLVQSKYRTLVFDLLSGKETHPDPQSEAYRILIRSVCNYYAETMPFLFERIDDWTELLMPDDLLSGNSILAYTREAMVPGVCKDVEVIGWLYQYYIAEKKSDVQERIRKSKKVQSKDIPAVTQLFTPHWIVKYMVQNSLGRLWLDTHPNSRLIDKMEYYVKPLLDSDQHRNNRFIEVSSPEEIKFCDPCCGSGHVLTYAFDLLYDIYSEEGYSPTEIPKLIIEKNLYGIEIDERASELSALALTMKAREKDKLWFSRKIEPHICCLENIRFSKDEIDPYLDRCGRDLFTYNFERMLSQFEHADTYGSLIVPYEQHIEGIHELLNAKDFSGDVFLAPTHKKVLKLINQADYLSTKYQVVVTNPPYLGTTGFGNEKEDWFKTNYPNSRTDFFAMFMERCLSLSVKQGYIAMINMQSWMFLSSYEKLRKHLVKNYEFKTMVHLGPHAFDTIPGEIVATTSFVMSNSMPDGIHGAYFRLINGKSEEQKRVLFLEALANPKCGWFFSFKASDSYKLQGAPISYWIKLPNIETQSNLGSIYVSGGRMKTHNNEKFVRNVWEICKSSTRWVLYCNGGDNRKYYGNVINVIDWSLEAQDHYSELGGMVNRKFLGNEGITWSLIGTGRVGFRFKDTSHLYSSGSPTIFIDSLTYDDETLGFLNSPISEYYLQAFNPSINTTIHDVLNIPFSFIGRSHIKEHVRLCVRISERDWNSYETSWDFQQLPLLGVRGEGLGVRECYTKMREQWIEDTLKMQELEEENNRIFIEAYGLQDELSPEVPLKEITLTCNPYYRYGVNPEVLGVRGEVLGVRALGVREFPINVDLEKRLLADTMKELISYAVGCMFGRYSLDKPGLILANQGETLGDYLKQVPNPSFMPDKDNVIPILEGEWFDDDIVNRFYTFLKVAFGAEHFSQNIGYIEEAIGKDIRTYFIRDFYNDHVKMYKKRPIYWLFSSPKGSFNALVYMHRYTPDTASIVLSDYLREYVFKLKNKVTELSKIEEGGDSAQKEKIKARKEIDKIEQIISELEYWERDALYPTATQKISIDLDDGVKVNYAKFSKVLKRIPGLE